One window of Papaver somniferum cultivar HN1 chromosome 9, ASM357369v1, whole genome shotgun sequence genomic DNA carries:
- the LOC113309149 gene encoding uncharacterized protein LOC113309149, with protein MGGLSIINLSSSVGISSCQRWGNVTTTTFSSQIYQLAVPKFETSSVSFRNGCSRLICYSKPSVFQDFQDYVRPERLLPSTEASILTESSPDDFINLLGGDESRSVYFIKLRTSSFSGSCLSDINAGVMFCLIDENGNSLLQRIAASPKNEECGHNFSCFQRGSSDEFKFDGPKLGKIEAVWIGLESGRWRLGGINLIVINGCLPQSTQAEQEGKLDASCGLQYYFDVEDVHIGDGTDTSMLELRPSTITELSGDISSLTKVGICDSTSIIDREKSNEESMEEYGDLKLSLLLYDFVLIFAGSWIMDISVGERAGLAFLTGGGVGFLYLLLLQRSVDGLSAPSSVSLKRDSENLNELLAGLKAPISGFALAVVVAVVVVKYGSDISPIALTPKEILVGMTGFLVCKVAVVLAAFKPMSTRVK; from the exons ATGGGAGGACTTTCTATTATAAATTTATCCTCTTCAGTTGGAATTAGCTCTTGTCAGAGATGGGGTAACGTCACTACTACTACTTTTTCCTCCCAAATCTACCAGCTTGCAGTTCCCAAGTTTGAAACAAGCAGCGTCAGCTTTCGGAATGGGTGTTCTCGCCTCATTTGCTACTCAAAGCCATCTGTTTTTCAAG ATTTTCAGGATTATGTGAGACCTGAACGTCTTCTGCCATCCACTGAAGCAAGTATCTTGACTGAGTCTTCACCagatgatttcattaatctcCTTGGAGGTGATGAATCTCGATCAGTATACTTCATCAAATTACGTACGAGTAGCTTCTCTGGTTCATGTTTGAGCGATATAAATGCTGGAGTAATGTTTTGCTTGATAGACGAAAATGGTAACTCTCTATTACAGAGAATTGCAGCAAGTCCCAAGAATGAAGAATGTGGTCACAACTTCAGTTGCTTTCAGCGAGGTTCTAGTGACGAGTTTAAATTTGACGGACCCAAACTAGGAAAAATTGAAGCTGTTTGGATCGGTCTTGAGTCAG GTCGTTGGAGGCTAGGAGGTATCAACTTGATTGTAATCAATGGGTGTCTACCTCAGTCCACTCAAGCTGAACAAGAAGGTAAACTAGACGCCAGCTGTGGCTTACAGTATTATTTTGACGTTGAGGATGTCCACATAGGAGATGGCACTGACACGTCGATGTTGGAACTGAGGCCAAGTACTATAACCGAGTTATCTGGAGACATTTCGTCCTTAACAAAAGTGGGTATTTGCGATTCAACTTCAATCATTGACCGTGAAAAATCTAATGAAGAAAGCATGGAAGAGTATGGCGATTTAAAATTATCTTTACTACTTTACGACTTCGTACTTATATTTGCTGGTTCCTGGATCATGGACATCTCAGTAGGAGAGAGGGCAGGCCTTGCTTTTCTAACTGGTGGAGGTGTGGGCTTCCTTTATCTATTGTTATTGCAGAGATCAGTTGATGGGTTATCAGCTCCCTCGTCAGTTTCTTTGAAAAGGGATAGTGAGAATTTGAATGAACTATTGGCAGGACTAAAGGCCCCTATTTCAGGATTTGCGTTGGCAGTGGTGGTCGCCGTTGTGGTGGTAAAGTACGGGTCAGATATATCACCGATAGCTTTGACGCCAAAAGAAATATTGGTTGGGATGACTGGGTTTCTTGTTTGTAAGGTGGCTGTTGTGTTGGCAGCTTTCAAACCCATGTCGACGAGGGTGAAATAA